Within the Thermodesulfobacteriota bacterium genome, the region TGTCTTTGAGCATACGGGTCGCCCCGGTGACCACCTCGCCCGCCATGATGAGCTCCGCCAGATAATAGTCCCCGGCTTCGAACTTCTGCCCGACGACGTCCAGTCCTCCGCTGAGGCCTTCCTCTATTATCTGTATGGGCGTGAGCCCCTCATCGAGACATTTTTTAACGGCAGCGATGATGACATCGTCCTTCATGTTGATAACGGCATCCTGCACAACGGCGATGCATTCTTTCATTATTTATCTCCTTATCTGAAATGATTTGTTTGTTTTTCGCGGTAATGTTTATGCCTTATATCTCACGACTTGATCGGGGACGATAATGCAGGAAAAACCTTCAGGTTTCCCGATCTTGAAGGCGGCCTGAAGGCCGCCCCTACGCGAGCGGATACGAACCGTACTTTCTGGCCGCGTCCAGCATGACCCGCAGCTTGTGCGCCGGCATGCTGTCCTCACTGTGGGTGGGGCCGATGATGAAACGCCCGCCGGGGCCGAGCCGGCTGATCAGCTCCTTGACCTTGTCGACGACTTCCCCGTCTTTGGACCGCTCCGTCAGGAGGTAATCGATGCCGACGCCGCCCATAATGGTAAATCGCTCACCGTGTGATTTCTTGATGCTGAAAATATCGACGTTGGACGTGTTCTCAAAGGCATGAAGTCCGTCCACCCCCCATCCCGCGAAAACATCAAACAGCTTGGTGTTGTCCCCGCAGGAGTGAAGCACCACTTTCCTGCCCCGCTGATGGATATTCCTGAACAGGCGTTTGTAGCGCTCGCCGAAAACATCTTCCACCATTTTGGGGCTCATGAAGGGCCCGGTCTTGAAGGCAAAATCATCGGTGATGATGATGACCGGCGTGCCGGCGTCCATCATGGCGGTGTGGGTCTTGAAATTGATCTCTTCGACGATATCCAGGAACCGCTTGGTGTAATCCGGGTGCTTCTTGATCCATATCGGGACCTTGGCGATGCCAAAGGTCCAGTTCATGGATTCCTGGAGGCCGCCGAAAAACCCCTGGGTCATGACGCAGGTCTTGTCGCCGTTTTCAGCCAGGAATTTTTTATAATAAGTATAGACCCGGTGGGCCATTTCATCGGTGTCCGGCCAGTAGGGCCAGGCGTCGAACTCTTCCGGGGTATTGATGCCGGGCCCCCGGTACATGTACGTCATGCTGCCGAACCCGTCCGGAATCATGTTGTATATAGAGCCGGTGGTAAACACGATGGTTTTTGAGTCCGGATAATGCCAGGAATCATCATAATAGGCCCAGACCAGGTCAAAGCCCATCTTCACCTGGGCCAGGTTCCGCCGTTTGATCGTTCTGACCAGGGTGCTTCTGGCTATCGGCCGGGTCAGTTTTTCAGGCAGGTTGTCCAGCAGAAACCGGTTAACCGGGAAATTCGCGAATTTTTCTTCGGATATGAACGGCTTGCCGATGATTTCATTGGCGGTCCGGCTTTCCATCATGGCGCAGAAACAGGGAACCCTGTCCACCGGCTTACCTTCGAACGTCTTGTAAATTCTTTCAACCGGATGCATCGCTTCCTCCATAATTGATTGTTGACGTGCCGCTATGGTTGTCTTCAGGATACGTTTTCCGTAGATGGCGTCAATTGCCGAAGATATCAATATATTGTCATTTGATATCATCTTAGCGCCGGTCCACGCACACCCCGGGCCCGCTGACCGGCCTGCTGGAAGAACCCACACCCCGGTTGCCGGCGAAAGCCCGCGCCGACCGGCGGCAGCCGGGAAAGCGTTGACACACCCGCCTGATCTTGTTACAGATATTGGTCAAGAATTAAGCTTCTCCCCTTAAATTCCGGTTTTTAAAATCGATACCCGTAAAAGAGAAACTTCACCTTTTAGTCGGGAGGTCAATATGCAAAAGGATGTTTCAGGAGCCCAGGTGCTGGCGCGTTGTTTTGCCTCCCAGGGCATAAAATTCTTCTTCACGGTGCCGACGCCCAGGCTGGCGCCGTTGATCCGGGCGCTGGAAGATGAAAAGGAGGTCCGCGTCATCACCGCGCACAATGAAACCGCGGCGGCTTTAATGGCCGATGGTTACATCCGGCGGTCAAGGCTTCAGGCGGCGGTGCTCACGGACGCCAGAGCCCGGGCCATTTCCCAGATCTGCGGGGTAACCAACGCCTGGGCGGACAAGGTCCCCCTGGTGTCGCTGTCTTTGTGCGAAAACGACGAGCCGGACGGCAACAAAAGCGTCGAGCGGTGGCGTTATGATCAGCGCGCCGCCTTTCAGGCGGTCACCAGCTGGAATATCCGGCTGACTTCCCTGGAAGAAGCGCCGGACCGGATCGCCAAATGCCTGCGGGAATCCGTCAACAATAAAATGGGACCGGTTCACAT harbors:
- a CDS encoding uroporphyrinogen decarboxylase family protein is translated as MHPVERIYKTFEGKPVDRVPCFCAMMESRTANEIIGKPFISEEKFANFPVNRFLLDNLPEKLTRPIARSTLVRTIKRRNLAQVKMGFDLVWAYYDDSWHYPDSKTIVFTTGSIYNMIPDGFGSMTYMYRGPGINTPEEFDAWPYWPDTDEMAHRVYTYYKKFLAENGDKTCVMTQGFFGGLQESMNWTFGIAKVPIWIKKHPDYTKRFLDIVEEINFKTHTAMMDAGTPVIIITDDFAFKTGPFMSPKMVEDVFGERYKRLFRNIHQRGRKVVLHSCGDNTKLFDVFAGWGVDGLHAFENTSNVDIFSIKKSHGERFTIMGGVGIDYLLTERSKDGEVVDKVKELISRLGPGGRFIIGPTHSEDSMPAHKLRVMLDAARKYGSYPLA